From Tepidimicrobium xylanilyticum, the proteins below share one genomic window:
- a CDS encoding NAD(P)H-hydrate dehydratase, whose protein sequence is MVLRNGVDIVKVSRIEEMLMNKRESFLRKVFTQTEKEYIEKKRYNPQTVSGIFAAKEALSKMLGTGIGKINWKDVEVLHDDNGKPFVSLYGEGLKIAKKLGIINIQLSISHEREYAIAFVIGMEGTKEEITIPPEIKNILPKRKENSHKGTFGRLGVIAGSKGMTGSAYLTTMAALKSGSGLVYTIIPNSLCDIFSVKLTEAIIKPVEDRGTGHFVFDSFKEIEEIIGDMDVLAIGPGIGVDESRIELVERILLTYQKPIVLDADGINCISKGNPEVLRNRKGDTIITPHPGELSRLLNVDTKTIQGQRLEYSKFVSNKYNVINVLKGANTVVTSPKGDVYINTTGNPGMATAGSGDVLTGVIASFVGQGIPSYEAALLGVYCHGLAGDLAKRDKGEYGLISGDILANIPYSIKEFELLS, encoded by the coding sequence ATGGTTTTAAGAAATGGAGTAGATATAGTTAAAGTATCCAGAATTGAAGAAATGCTGATGAATAAAAGGGAAAGCTTTTTGAGGAAAGTATTTACCCAAACTGAAAAGGAATATATAGAGAAGAAAAGATACAATCCTCAAACTGTATCCGGAATATTTGCTGCAAAAGAGGCTTTGTCAAAGATGTTAGGAACTGGCATTGGGAAAATAAACTGGAAGGACGTAGAAGTACTCCATGACGATAATGGAAAGCCCTTTGTAAGCCTGTATGGTGAAGGGCTGAAAATTGCCAAAAAATTAGGTATTATAAATATTCAATTGTCTATATCCCATGAAAGAGAGTATGCTATAGCTTTTGTAATAGGGATGGAAGGGACTAAAGAAGAAATAACTATTCCTCCTGAGATTAAAAACATATTACCTAAAAGGAAGGAGAATTCACATAAAGGTACCTTTGGTAGACTAGGAGTAATTGCCGGTAGTAAAGGTATGACTGGATCTGCCTATTTAACTACTATGGCAGCTCTCAAAAGCGGCAGTGGACTAGTTTATACTATCATCCCCAATAGCTTATGTGATATTTTTTCAGTGAAATTGACAGAGGCCATAATTAAACCTGTAGAAGATAGGGGAACTGGTCATTTTGTTTTTGATTCCTTTAAGGAAATAGAAGAAATAATAGGAGATATGGATGTCTTAGCGATTGGACCTGGGATAGGGGTTGATGAATCTAGAATAGAATTAGTGGAGAGGATACTTTTAACCTATCAAAAGCCGATAGTATTAGATGCTGATGGCATAAATTGTATTTCAAAGGGCAATCCAGAGGTATTGAGAAATAGAAAGGGTGATACTATAATAACCCCTCATCCTGGAGAACTTTCAAGGCTATTAAATGTAGATACTAAAACTATTCAAGGGCAGCGGTTAGAATATTCTAAATTTGTTTCTAATAAATATAATGTAATAAACGTATTGAAAGGGGCTAATACTGTAGTTACTAGCCCAAAAGGAGATGTATATATAAATACAACGGGAAATCCTGGAATGGCGACTGCTGGTAGCGGAGATGTTTTGACTGGTGTCATTGCCAGTTTTGTAGGGCAAGGAATACCTTCATATGAAGCAGCTTTGCTGGGGGTATACTGTCATGGATTGGCAGGAGATTTGGCTAAGAGAGACAAAGGAGAGTATGGATTGATTTCTGGAGACATACTTGCTAATATTCCTTATAGCATAAAGGAGTTTGAGCTCTTAAGTTAG
- a CDS encoding V-type ATP synthase subunit I domain-containing protein, translating into MAFKKIDLDEKIILKNKIPLLIEDETWVKLFGDVNNKDIQYAEEELKELVERKRELERRQKTLQKDKTMAMKMILGISNAVNNENKVHTVGLLDEYKEKIEGINEELDDITYQLETLPQEIRELNFQLLEATVYYGYKELKTRESKLKEIVDELERLRKRIKVLINEKYDYEEWINLTYSFLHGLLGREETEKLDERILE; encoded by the coding sequence ATGGCATTTAAAAAAATAGATTTGGATGAAAAGATAATTTTGAAAAATAAGATTCCTTTATTGATAGAGGATGAGACTTGGGTCAAACTGTTTGGAGATGTGAACAACAAGGACATTCAATATGCTGAGGAGGAATTAAAAGAGCTGGTAGAAAGGAAAAGGGAATTGGAAAGAAGGCAAAAAACCCTTCAAAAGGATAAAACCATGGCAATGAAGATGATTTTAGGAATATCAAATGCTGTAAATAATGAAAACAAGGTTCATACTGTTGGATTACTAGATGAATATAAGGAAAAAATAGAGGGAATTAACGAGGAGTTAGATGATATAACTTATCAATTGGAAACCCTCCCACAAGAAATTAGGGAATTAAACTTCCAACTGTTAGAGGCTACAGTTTACTATGGTTATAAAGAACTTAAAACAAGAGAGTCCAAATTAAAGGAAATTGTTGATGAGTTGGAAAGGCTGAGGAAAAGGATTAAAGTATTGATCAATGAGAAATACGACTATGAAGAATGGATAAATTTAACTTATTCTTTCTTACATGGGCTATTAGGTAGGGAGGAAACTGAAAAATTGGATGAGCGAATATTGGAATAA